The following are from one region of the Actinopolyspora halophila DSM 43834 genome:
- a CDS encoding NlpC/P60 family protein, translating into MSPYRSRRSHAVTALAIAVLFGAGATPASAAPDPDTSSEAAQQLRELTREAEVLTEDYKSAKDKHRAREAELARAEAAAKKASDRASEARSKERSLRAEVDALTEATYRGADSSEFSALMTSKNPDEYLDRVSVLQKLAEDYDATVDTVARATEKAEKAERRAREARAAATKAEAEAARLESDIAKRKATMDERIAEVKRQYESLSQQEKEDFAGGGSEDVGSIGGAGAATAAVNAALGKQGSPYVWGAKGPNRFDCSGLVQWSYEQAGISLPASTRTQINEGRSVSTSQLRPGDVVFYYSSASHNGLYIGNGKLVHAPTEGQDVKVENYRDIGDVHSVRRMVG; encoded by the coding sequence ATGTCCCCCTATCGATCCAGGCGCTCACACGCCGTCACGGCACTGGCGATCGCCGTCCTGTTCGGAGCCGGTGCAACTCCCGCGAGCGCGGCCCCCGATCCGGACACCTCCTCCGAGGCGGCGCAACAACTCCGCGAACTCACCCGTGAGGCCGAGGTGCTCACCGAGGACTACAAGTCGGCCAAGGACAAGCACAGGGCCCGCGAGGCCGAACTCGCCCGGGCGGAAGCCGCTGCGAAGAAGGCCTCCGACCGGGCGTCCGAGGCGCGCTCCAAGGAGCGCTCACTCCGCGCGGAGGTCGACGCGCTGACGGAGGCCACCTACCGGGGGGCGGACAGCAGCGAATTCTCCGCCCTGATGACCAGCAAGAATCCCGACGAGTACCTCGACAGGGTCTCGGTTCTGCAGAAACTGGCCGAGGATTACGACGCGACGGTCGACACCGTGGCACGGGCCACCGAGAAGGCCGAGAAGGCCGAACGACGCGCTCGTGAGGCACGTGCCGCCGCGACGAAGGCCGAAGCCGAGGCCGCCCGTCTCGAAAGCGACATCGCCAAACGCAAAGCGACCATGGACGAGCGGATCGCCGAGGTCAAAAGACAGTACGAGAGCCTCTCCCAACAGGAGAAGGAGGATTTCGCGGGCGGCGGCTCCGAGGACGTCGGCTCCATCGGAGGCGCGGGCGCGGCCACCGCGGCCGTGAACGCCGCGCTGGGCAAGCAGGGATCTCCCTACGTGTGGGGCGCCAAGGGGCCGAACCGGTTCGACTGCTCCGGTCTGGTGCAGTGGTCCTACGAACAGGCCGGTATTTCCCTGCCCGCCTCGACCAGGACCCAGATCAACGAGGGAAGGTCCGTTTCCACCTCCCAGCTCCGCCCGGGCGACGTGGTCTTCTACTACTCCTCGGCCAGCCACAACGGGTTGTACATCGGCAACGGCAAGCTCGTGCACGCGCCGACCGAGGGGCAGGACGTCAAAGTGGAGAACTACCGGGACATCGGTGACGTCCACTCGGTTCGCCGCATGGTCGGCTGA
- a CDS encoding response regulator transcription factor, with protein MRLLVVEDEETVATPLITGLRQRGHETVGVSTGSRALQTHHEADLVLLDLELQDMDGLEVCRIIRATGETPIIAFTERSTESDRVLGLQAGSDDCLGKPYGFRELIARIEAVMRRARRQTAEEDLVRGPLHIRPAAREVRLDDVLIDTTRKEFDLLHRLAREPGVVVSRQQLMSEIWGDPMPQTASTKISRTIDTHVSTLRNKLGSSEWIRTVRGVGFCLGSGEDVRV; from the coding sequence ATGCGCTTACTTGTGGTCGAGGACGAGGAAACCGTCGCAACTCCCCTGATAACGGGACTGCGCCAACGCGGGCACGAAACAGTCGGAGTGAGTACGGGGAGTCGAGCTCTCCAGACGCACCACGAGGCCGATCTGGTGCTGCTCGACTTGGAACTGCAGGACATGGACGGTCTGGAGGTCTGCCGCATCATCAGAGCCACCGGGGAGACACCGATCATCGCGTTCACCGAGCGCAGCACCGAGTCCGATCGCGTTCTCGGGCTGCAGGCCGGGTCCGACGACTGTCTGGGCAAGCCCTACGGCTTCCGCGAGCTGATCGCGCGTATCGAAGCCGTCATGCGCAGGGCGCGCAGGCAGACCGCGGAGGAGGACCTGGTTCGGGGGCCGTTGCACATCAGGCCCGCCGCCAGGGAGGTACGGCTCGACGACGTGCTCATCGACACCACTCGCAAGGAGTTCGACCTGCTTCACCGACTCGCACGGGAACCGGGCGTGGTCGTCTCCCGGCAGCAGCTCATGAGTGAGATCTGGGGGGATCCGATGCCGCAGACGGCCAGCACGAAGATCAGCAGGACCATAGACACGCACGTGAGTACCCTGCGCAACAAGCTCGGTTCCAGCGAATGGATCCGAACCGTACGAGGGGTCGGTTTCTGCCTCGGCTCCGGTGAGGACGTCCGGGTGTAA